From a region of the Papilio machaon chromosome 26, ilPapMach1.1, whole genome shotgun sequence genome:
- the LOC106721188 gene encoding eyes absent homolog 2 — MVTLMPCNYLGGTSPRCSLDHNEPKAKRPRPDTGTDVRLSGDNNTSPCASESTSESPPSLLQDATLPALLVTGASTLFQATTSNSSALSLTDSLSLPQEDCSLANGCTNALSGLALPLTSTGLCSTTSSSAVAWLMNDDSTGGGVKSEVRSPGLCEADAALYGETLPYDQSALPYQYYNSMQQYGGGGAASSYVSSTLYNQPYAAYPPPHNTNNRSSCKATPTYLSAYSMGGVGTVPSSGFATQPSPYAYSSYNGGLAQSFPNAQQDYSSYASGYADHNVAQYGGYYATPSYSPYVSSPSSSGSAGHTSYLIGGGLAESPSSMVPAINDTSPLSPIKNEVHAASRRCRENSGESTASRSRGRGRRNTSSSPAQHVPEPSTERVFIWDLDETIIIFHSLLTGSFATKYNKDTQHIVQLGFRIEEMIFSLADAHFFFNDVEDCDQEHIDAVAADDSGQDLSTYNFAADGFHATTPGLCAPGMRGGVDWMRKLAFRYRKIKDTYNNYRNSVGGLLGPAKREQWLQLRAELEQATDNWLTLACKCLNMINSRENCVNVLVTTTQLVPALAKVLLFGLGGVFPIENIYSATKTGKENCFDKIKQRFGERCTYVVIGDGKDEEAAAKNKNYPFWRISGHSDIAALYNALDMGFL, encoded by the exons ATGGTGACGTTAATGCCGTGCAATTACCTCGGCGGTACATCCCCGCGCTGCAGCCTGGACCACAACGAGCCGAAG GCGAAGAGGCCAAGACCTGATACAGGCACTGATGTTCG ATTATCGGGCGACAACAACACGAGTCCCTGCGCATCTGAATCGACGTCAGAATCGCCGCCATCTTTGTTGCAAGATGCAACACTTCCCGCGCTTTTAGTGACAGGCGCGTCAACCCTGTTCCAAGCCACGACGTCGAATAGCTCAGCTCTCAGTTTAACTGACAGCTTGAGTTTGCCACAAGAAGACTGCAGCTTAGCAAATGGTTGTACGAACGCATTGAGCGGGCTCGCTCTACCGCTGACATCGACGGGCTTGTGTTCAACGACGTCAAGCTCAGCTGTAGCCTGGTTAATGAATGACGATAGCACgg GTGGTGGTGTGAAGAGCGAGGTGCGCAGCCCAGGCCTGTGCGAGGCGGACGCGGCGCTGTACGGCGAGACGCTGCCCTACGACCAGTCCGCGCTGCCCTACCAGTATTACAATAG TATGCAGCAATATGGCGGCGGAGGTGCGGCTTCGTCGTACGTCAGTTCTACGCTCTACAACCAGCCCTATGCGGCCTACCCGCCGCCACATAACACTAATAATAG GTCGTCATGTAAGGCCACACCGACATATCTAAGTGCGTACAGTATGGGCGGCGTCGGCACCGTGCCCAGCTCGGGCTTCGCCACACAGCCCTCTCCGTACGCGTATTCCTCCTACAATGGAGGACTGGCGCAATCCTTTCCTAATGCACAACAG GATTATAGCAGTTATGCATCTGGTTACGCCGACCACAACGTGGCCCAGTACGGAGGGTATTACGCCACCCCGAGCTATTCTCCTTACGTCAGCTCGCCCAGCAGCAGTGGCAGTGCCGGACATACTTCATATCTCATCGGCGGTGGACTAGCAG aatCTCCGTCTTCAATGGTACCTGCAATAAATGACACCAGCCCGCTCTCTCCTATCAAAAATGAAGTACACGCAGCCAGTAGGAGATGCAGAGAGAATTCTGG CGAGAGCACAGCTAGCAGATCACGAGGCAGAGGCAGACGGAACACATCTTCATCACCGGCACAACATGTTCCGGAACCTTCAACCGAAAGAGTTTTTATATGGGACTTGGATGAGACAATCATTATCTTCCATTCACTACTCACTGGATCTTTTGCTACTAAGTACAATAag gATACACAGCATATAGTGCAGTTGGGTTTCAGAATAGAAGAGATGATATTCAGTTTGGCGGATGCCCATTTCTTCTTCAATGATGTTGAG GATTGTGACCAGGAACACATAGATGCAGTGGCGGCTGACGATAGCGGGCAGGATCTGTCCACGTACAACTTCGCGGCGGATGGTTTCCACGCGACCACTCCCGGGTTATGCGCTCCTGGTATGCGCGGTGGAGTTGACTGGATGCGGAAGCTGGCATTCCGGTACAGGAAGATTAAGgatacatataataattataggaATAG TGTGGGCGGTCTTCTTGGTCCGGCGAAGCGCGAGCAGTGGCTGCAGCTCCGAGCTGAGCTGGAGCAGGCCACAGACAACTGGCTCACGCTCGCCTGCAAGTGTCTAAATATGATTAATTCCag agagAACTGTGTGAACGTTCTGGTGACGACGACGCAGCTGGTGCCGGCGCTGGCCAAGGTGCTGCTGTTCGGTCTCGGCGGTGTCTTCCCCATAGAGAACATATACTCGGCCACAAAGACAG GAAAAGAGAATTGCTTCGATAAGATAAAGCAACGTTTCGGTGAACGTTGTACTTACGTTGTTATCGGTGATGGGAAAGACGAGGAAGCAGCTGCAAAGAACAAGAACTATCCCTTCTGGCGTATCTCAGGACATTCCGACATCGCAGCGCTTTACAACGCACTCGATATGGGCTTCTTATGA
- the LOC106721190 gene encoding uncharacterized protein LOC106721190 gives MSSSVDAEAVCAPYNWVDGASVYDKSGERVPADRLRRASAIALLFKSRGVDRDGVIARFCRIYQDIRELHLPLEVIYVPMDDTAQDAAASYSEQPDWLTLRYDDTLVHELRYMHEVTCIPQLLVVRGDGAVISSHGISDLEEYGRNAVLSWLPSAACSAARGDHTDVHRVFTLSHDHHIMFGDVK, from the coding sequence ATGTCTTCGAGCGTAGACGCAGAGGCCGTGTGCGCTCCGTACAACTGGGTGGATGGTGCTTCGGTGTACGACAAGAGCGGAGAGCGCGTGCCCGCAGACCGCCTGCGCCGCGCATCCGCTATCGCCCTCCTCTTCAAATCACGCGGCGTAGACAGAGACGGCGTCATAGCGCGCTTCTGCCGCATCTACCAGGACATCAGAGAACTCCACCTACCCCTCGAGGTCATCTACGTGCCAATGGACGACACCGCACAAGACGCGGCTGCCTCCTACAGCGAGCAGCCGGACTGGCTCACTCTGCGCTACGATGATACCCTGGTACACGAGCTGAGGTACATGCACGAGGTGACCTGCATCCCGCAGCTGCTGGTGGTGCGGGGCGACGGAGCGGTGATATCGTCGCATGGGATCTCAGACCTGGAGGAGTACGGGAGGAACGCTGTGCTGTCCTGGCTGCCCTCTGCCGCCTGCAGCGCGGCGCGCGGCGACCACACGGACGTACACCGCGTCTTCACTCTCTCACACGATCATCATATCATGTTTGGTGATGTAAAATAG